A genomic region of Miscanthus floridulus cultivar M001 chromosome 3, ASM1932011v1, whole genome shotgun sequence contains the following coding sequences:
- the LOC136543479 gene encoding uncharacterized protein, protein MARPRRHAAGKGGGAGSGERAADPARGGRRGRRGLPGKEGLSGKGGGTGSAPPRRRERRGHRIWGEGVGSGEGAADPARRGRWGRRGGATGEGGGTGGGGARWGPGGEGALGAGRRGEEAAPTGGGGAGGREEMGRSGGGRGAGAREERGRGGADGGRGAGGREEMGRSGGGRGAGAREERGRERWGPGGEGKRGRWRVFGGGGSRVRVSTF, encoded by the coding sequence ATGGCGCGTCCGCGCCGCCACGCCGCCGGGAAAGGAGGGGGCGCCGGATCCGGGGAGAgggcggcggatccggcgaggGGGGGCCGCCGGGGAAGGAGGGGTCTGCCGGGGAAGGAGGGGCTGTCGGGGAAAGGAGGGGGCACCGGATCCGCACCGCCACGCCGCCGGGAAAGGAGGGGGCACCGGATCTGGGGAGAGGGCGTCGGATCCGGCGAGGGGGCGGCGGATCCAGCGAGGAGGGGACGCTggggaaggaggggaggggccaccGGGGAAGGAGGGGGCACCGGCGGGGGGGGGGCGCGCTGGGGGCCGGGAGGAGAGGGGGCGCTTGGGGCCGGGAGGAGAGGGGAAGAGGCGGCGCCGACGgggggagggggcgctgggggcCGGGAGGAGATGGGGCGCTCCGGCGGCGGGAGGGGCGCTGGGGCCCGGGAGGAGAGGGGAAGAGGCGGCGCCGACGGGGGGAGGGGCGCTGGGGGCCGGGAGGAGATGGGGCGCTCCGGCGGCGGGAGGGGCGCTGGGGCCCGGGAGGAGAGGGGGCGGGAGCGCTGGGGGCCGGGAGGAGAGGGGAAGAGGGGGCGCTGGCGGGTGTTTGGGGGCGGCGGCTCTCGGGTTAGGGTTAGCactttttga